Within Limisalsivibrio acetivorans, the genomic segment GGTATTGAAGCTTCTTGGGAGGGTGCATGATCGTGACGATATATTCAAAGCGGTTGACATGGTAAGGAGCCTGACCTCTAAGGCGGATCTTAACCTCGATATTATATACGACATACCCTCAGTGCCCCAGGGTATAATCAGCACCTCATTAAATGACATAACATCCATGGAGCCGGAGCACATATCCGCCTATTCGTACTCCTTCGACACAGGCCACCTGCAGAACCTCCCCGGCTGGGAAACCGAGGAACAGTACCTTGCTACTAAGTCGTTTCTTCTTGACAAAGGCTACGAAAAATACGAGATATCAAACTTCGCAAAGCATGGGCACAGAAGCCTGCACAACATAAACTACTGGAATCTGGGTGACTTCTGCGGCATCGGGGCATCGGCGTGGTCGCTTCATAACAAAGCGGACAGGCGTGTCCACTCGGGCAGGCAGGAGAGCGTGGAGGACTACATAAATGACCCCCTCAACTTCGGCGAAGTCAGCACAACCGAAGGGACAGACCTGCCTAAGGAGAATGTCATCTTCGGACTGCGGATGCTGGACGGTGTAAATATCGCAGAAATTACTGAACGCTGGGGGGACTTCGATGGTCTTTTCAAGCAGAGGATAGACGAACTTATCAAGGAGGAGCTGCTGCAATGGAAGGAAGAAAATCTAGCCGTAACAGAAAAAGGGGAGCTTTTGCTGGACTCTGTGCTGGAGCGGCTCTGGTAGTTTTCTTTGCATTATCAGGCTCTGTGGATGCGGGCTGTGCTGGTGACTGCATGACCTGCCACGCCGAACTAAAAGGTACACCCGAACACAAGGTCCTTGAAACCTGTATCAAGTGCCACGAACCCGCCGATTCAAAACCGGCACTCCCCGGCATGGCATCATCGGACGGATGCGGAACACGCTGTTTCGACTGTCATAGCCAATGGCCCCAGGACGGCTGGCATGCGGAGCTCGAAAACTGCATAAAATGCCACCCTCCCCGTTAAACGCCGGATAGACTCTGCAGAAATATCCAAGAAACTATTATTCCCTTTATCTGAGGGAGTAAGGCAACGCTCCATCCCTTGAAGCGGGACAGTACTCTGGGGGATGTTTCTTTAAAGCGTGCTGAGGTATATTGCCAGTGCACCAAGGGTTATACTGTGGTTTATCCCGCCGTTTCTGGCGAGCTCCTTAACCTCATCAAGGCTGAGCTCAACGGGCTCCACATCCTCAAAGGGATCGGGCTGCATCATCCCCTTCGCTTCGCAACCCTCGGCCAGATATGCGTGGCAGTCGTTGGTAAGAAAGGCAGGGTTCGGCTTAACAGAGCCGAGGCGGCTTAATCTGCCGGATATATAACCCGTCTCCTCCTCCAGCTCTCTGGGGGCACCCTCCGCCGGGTCCTCTCCCATATTAACCGCTCCGCCGGGGAATTCCAGAGTTACCTCATCGGTTCCCACCCTGTATTGGCGAACAAGCACAAGCTTCCCCTCTTCGGTTACGGGCACAACGATTACCCAGTCCTTCATACGAACAACGGAGAAGGGCATGGAATCACCGGCGCCGTCGAAGTGATAACGCCGGTGTTCCACACTCAAAACTCTATCGGAAAACTTCTCCTCTATACCGAGGAGCTTCCATCTTTCTCTCATCTAGAATACTATTCCGCTTCCGCCGCTGTCTCCCCCCTGTCCGGGGTTCATTCCGCCAAGATTGTCCATGCTGGGGGTAATGCGGATGTTGCTCTTTGTCTCGATGTATTTGTTTTTAAGATCCTCAGGAAGGCTGTTGTACTCATAGAGTATCTTGTCCGCATCGATACTTCCGCCCGCCTCTTCCTCGTAGGGGAAGCCGAAGGGGAGAAGAGCTATCTGCATGCCGGAGTTGCCAGCTGGGATAGCCTGTACACTCACAACCTCTGTGAGCTTATTATTCTCTTCATCATACTGGGCAATAATTGTATCGCCGCTAACAAGTTTTACGAATTTGATATCTTCACTCATGTCCACTCCTTAATATTTATATGGAAAAAAGCACGGAGGCTCTTTATAGAAGAAACAATAAATAACGTACAGTTCGCTTCCGCAACCGTTTATATATATATTTGAATAAAATTTCAACGCATTTACCCCGATTCGGGGGTATCTTTAAATGCAAGATAGGGTGGATACAGATTATTTTTCTGTTGACAGGATAAGACCAAAACCCTATGTTCAAAAAAGTCAAATGGAGGTGTAATTATGGCTCATACTATCAATGACGCTTGCACCAACTGCGGTGTATGTGAAGACGAGTGCCCTGTAGGCGCTATCTCTGAAGCTG encodes:
- a CDS encoding NUDIX hydrolase, whose product is MRERWKLLGIEEKFSDRVLSVEHRRYHFDGAGDSMPFSVVRMKDWVIVVPVTEEGKLVLVRQYRVGTDEVTLEFPGGAVNMGEDPAEGAPRELEEETGYISGRLSRLGSVKPNPAFLTNDCHAYLAEGCEAKGMMQPDPFEDVEPVELSLDEVKELARNGGINHSITLGALAIYLSTL
- the hemW gene encoding radical SAM family heme chaperone HemW; translation: MRGLYVHIPFCRSKCPYCAFYSIDGFTGQLAGEYTNALIRDFESIENKDFDTLYIGGGTPSMLPYKDLERLLKALPGNGAEEFTFEMNPDSADEDTLRMLGDHGVNRISLGCQSTDNEVLKLLGRVHDRDDIFKAVDMVRSLTSKADLNLDIIYDIPSVPQGIISTSLNDITSMEPEHISAYSYSFDTGHLQNLPGWETEEQYLATKSFLLDKGYEKYEISNFAKHGHRSLHNINYWNLGDFCGIGASAWSLHNKADRRVHSGRQESVEDYINDPLNFGEVSTTEGTDLPKENVIFGLRMLDGVNIAEITERWGDFDGLFKQRIDELIKEELLQWKEENLAVTEKGELLLDSVLERLW